From Deinococcus sp. HSC-46F16, the proteins below share one genomic window:
- a CDS encoding M20/M25/M40 family metallo-hydrolase, translating into MTQDNPTSSAPATINEDFLFALLREAAPSGCERRAADVWKQEASTFARVSEDHYGNVYAELGPEDGPTIALMGHLDEIGLIVSHIGDGGLISVLGVGGWDPQVLVGQRIRLLAPGGDLLGVIGKKAIHVMEPEDRKNASKLEDLWIDVGLSKEEVQQRVPVGTYGVIEQGPIRVGDKIVSRALDNRVGGFIVLEALRALKGAELKHRVVAVGTSQEEIGVFGAHVSGHRLNPVAGVAVDVTHETGQPGVSEKKYGTVPFGSGANLSVGPMTSPAILRQMQDAAREEGIPYTLSASGRYTGTDADALTLVRSGVPTAVVSIPNRYMHSPSEMVDVRDVKACTDILAAWIRRLEGGEEFLR; encoded by the coding sequence GTGACCCAGGACAATCCGACCAGCAGTGCCCCCGCCACCATCAACGAGGACTTCCTGTTCGCCCTGCTGCGCGAGGCCGCCCCCAGCGGCTGCGAGCGCCGCGCCGCCGACGTGTGGAAGCAGGAGGCGTCCACCTTCGCCCGCGTCTCGGAAGACCACTACGGCAACGTGTACGCCGAACTCGGCCCGGAAGACGGCCCAACCATTGCGCTGATGGGCCACCTCGACGAGATCGGGCTGATCGTCTCGCACATCGGGGACGGCGGATTGATCAGCGTGCTGGGCGTGGGCGGCTGGGACCCGCAGGTGCTCGTTGGTCAGCGCATCCGCCTGCTCGCGCCGGGCGGCGATCTCTTGGGTGTGATCGGCAAGAAGGCGATTCACGTGATGGAACCCGAGGACCGCAAGAACGCCTCGAAGCTCGAAGACCTCTGGATCGACGTGGGCCTGAGCAAGGAGGAGGTGCAGCAGCGCGTTCCGGTGGGCACCTACGGCGTCATCGAGCAGGGGCCGATCCGGGTGGGCGACAAGATCGTCAGCCGGGCGCTGGACAACCGGGTGGGCGGCTTTATCGTGCTCGAAGCCCTGCGGGCGCTGAAGGGCGCAGAGCTGAAACACCGGGTGGTCGCCGTGGGCACCAGCCAGGAGGAAATCGGCGTATTCGGGGCGCACGTCAGCGGGCACCGCCTGAACCCGGTCGCGGGCGTGGCGGTGGACGTGACCCACGAGACGGGGCAGCCCGGCGTGTCCGAGAAGAAGTACGGCACCGTGCCCTTCGGCTCGGGGGCCAACCTCAGCGTGGGGCCGATGACCAGCCCCGCCATCCTGCGCCAGATGCAGGACGCCGCCCGTGAGGAAGGCATCCCCTACACCCTCAGCGCGAGCGGGCGCTACACCGGCACCGACGCCGACGCCCTGACGCTGGTGCGCTCCGGTGTCCCCACGGCGGTCGTGAGCATCCCGAACCGCTACATGCACTCGCCCTCCGAAATGGTGGACGTGCGCGACGTGAAGGCCTGCACCGACATCCTCGCGGCGTGGATTCGGCGGCTGGAGGGCGGGGAGGAGTTCCTGCGCTGA
- the topA gene encoding type I DNA topoisomerase — translation MPRTLVIVESPAKARTIEKYLGKGYAVESSIGHIRDLPKSAADIPEKYKGKAWARLGLDVEDDFRPLYIVSPEKRQHVARLKKLAAEADEIILATDDDREGESIAWHLYQELKPKVPVRRMVFHEITKEAIQQAIQNPRDIDTNLVEAQEARRALDRLYGYEVSPVLWKKVAPKLSAGRVQSVATRMLVERERERMRFVSAVWWDLVVTGRTAAGATFPARLTDVDGVRLATGKDFDPLTGRLRDSAGVRLLDEAAARALADGLTGQPLRVTSAEEKPFTQRPYAPFITSTLQQEGSRKLGFAATRTMRAAQRLYEGGYITYMRTDSTNLSLEAVTAARTQVKAMYGQDYLSPQPRVYAKKAKNAQEAHEAIRPAGSSFRTPDSLRGELSGDEWRLYDLIWKRTVACQMADARGRSLRVRLSGQVTTGEAVGLSASGRTIDFPGFLRAYVEGSDDPAAALEDRETPLPPLREGERVTAESVKAEDHETQPPARYTEASLVQALEGAGIGRPSTYASILGTIQDRGYAVKKGQALVPTWTAFATSALLEGHFGNLVDYDFTARMEEALDDIAGGRAQRVPYLRRFYLGEGGEGMALRPLIDSKMGEIDARGIATIHVPRLAGSGIEVRVGRYGAYMQRGEEKVNLPDDLLPDDLTLERAEDLFSRPTGDRVLGEDPATGHPVVVRAGRYGPYVTLGEGTPPIRSASLFPGDDPATLTLERALRLLSLPRLVGVAEGEEIWAQNGKFGPYLKRGNDSRSLATHEQLFTVTLPEAEAIFMQPRFRGRGTAAAPLRTFEYEGRAPILLKSGRFGPYLTDGEKNATLRKGEDETSLTAERALEILEERGKEPKKKPGTRAAKTGAKAGAKTGTAKEAAPRKVASGAATRKTTGKASASKTASKTAAKKSPAKASTPKAPALTWADLKPHLGVLSDTERALVTATRDQGRKVEDVAPELGLDVKKAKGMALQASKKLNQAARGG, via the coding sequence ATGCCCAGAACCCTCGTGATCGTCGAGTCGCCCGCCAAGGCGAGAACCATCGAGAAGTACCTCGGGAAGGGGTACGCGGTGGAGTCCTCCATCGGGCATATCCGCGACCTGCCCAAAAGCGCCGCCGACATCCCCGAGAAGTACAAGGGCAAGGCCTGGGCGCGGCTCGGCCTGGACGTGGAAGACGACTTCAGACCCCTGTACATCGTCTCCCCGGAAAAGCGCCAGCACGTCGCCCGCCTGAAGAAGCTGGCCGCCGAAGCCGACGAGATTATCCTGGCGACCGACGACGACCGCGAGGGCGAGAGCATCGCTTGGCATCTGTATCAGGAACTCAAGCCCAAGGTCCCGGTGCGCCGGATGGTCTTCCACGAGATCACCAAGGAAGCCATTCAGCAGGCCATCCAGAACCCGCGCGACATCGACACCAACCTCGTGGAGGCCCAGGAGGCCCGCCGGGCGCTGGACCGCCTGTACGGGTACGAGGTCAGCCCGGTCCTCTGGAAGAAGGTCGCGCCCAAGCTGAGCGCGGGCCGGGTGCAGTCGGTGGCGACCCGGATGCTCGTCGAGCGTGAGCGCGAGCGGATGCGCTTCGTGAGCGCGGTGTGGTGGGACCTCGTGGTGACGGGGCGCACGGCGGCGGGAGCGACCTTCCCCGCCCGCCTCACCGATGTGGACGGGGTGCGGCTGGCGACGGGCAAGGACTTCGACCCCCTCACCGGGCGGCTGAGGGATAGCGCGGGGGTCCGTCTGCTGGACGAGGCGGCGGCCCGTGCCCTCGCAGATGGCCTGACGGGGCAGCCTCTCCGGGTCACCTCGGCGGAGGAGAAGCCCTTTACCCAGCGGCCCTACGCGCCCTTTATCACCTCCACCCTCCAGCAGGAGGGCAGTCGCAAGCTGGGCTTCGCGGCCACCCGGACCATGCGGGCGGCGCAGCGGCTCTACGAGGGCGGCTACATCACCTACATGCGCACCGACTCCACCAACCTCTCTTTGGAGGCGGTGACGGCGGCCCGCACCCAGGTGAAGGCCATGTACGGGCAGGACTACCTCTCGCCCCAGCCGCGTGTGTACGCCAAGAAGGCCAAGAACGCGCAGGAGGCGCACGAGGCGATTCGGCCCGCCGGGTCCAGCTTCCGCACGCCCGATTCGCTGCGCGGCGAACTCTCGGGCGACGAGTGGCGCCTCTACGACCTGATCTGGAAGCGCACGGTCGCCTGCCAGATGGCCGACGCGCGGGGCCGCAGCCTGCGGGTCCGGTTGTCCGGGCAAGTGACGACCGGCGAGGCCGTGGGTCTGAGTGCCTCCGGGCGCACCATCGACTTCCCCGGCTTCTTACGGGCCTACGTGGAGGGGAGCGACGACCCCGCCGCCGCCCTGGAGGACCGCGAGACGCCCCTGCCCCCCCTGAGGGAAGGCGAGCGCGTCACCGCCGAGTCGGTGAAGGCCGAGGACCACGAGACGCAACCCCCTGCCCGCTACACCGAGGCCTCGCTGGTGCAGGCGTTGGAGGGGGCGGGCATCGGGCGGCCCTCGACCTACGCCTCGATTCTGGGCACCATTCAGGACCGGGGCTATGCGGTCAAGAAGGGGCAGGCGCTGGTGCCCACCTGGACGGCCTTCGCCACCTCCGCGCTGCTGGAGGGGCACTTCGGGAATCTGGTGGACTACGACTTCACCGCCCGGATGGAGGAGGCCCTCGACGACATCGCGGGCGGGCGGGCGCAGCGGGTGCCGTACCTGCGGCGCTTCTATCTGGGCGAGGGCGGCGAGGGAATGGCGCTGCGTCCCCTGATCGACTCCAAGATGGGCGAGATTGACGCGCGGGGCATCGCCACCATCCATGTGCCCCGGCTTGCGGGCAGCGGCATCGAGGTCCGGGTGGGCCGCTACGGGGCTTACATGCAGCGCGGTGAGGAGAAGGTCAACCTCCCCGACGATCTGCTGCCCGACGACCTGACGCTGGAGCGGGCCGAGGACCTGTTCAGCCGCCCCACCGGGGACCGGGTGTTGGGCGAGGACCCCGCGACCGGGCATCCGGTGGTGGTGCGGGCCGGGCGCTACGGCCCCTACGTGACGCTGGGGGAGGGGACACCGCCCATCCGCTCGGCCAGCCTGTTCCCCGGCGACGACCCCGCCACGCTCACGCTGGAGCGGGCGCTGCGGCTGCTGAGCCTGCCGCGGCTGGTGGGCGTCGCAGAGGGCGAGGAAATCTGGGCGCAGAATGGGAAGTTCGGCCCATATCTCAAGCGCGGCAACGACTCGCGCAGCCTCGCCACACACGAGCAACTGTTCACCGTGACGCTGCCCGAGGCCGAGGCGATCTTCATGCAGCCGCGTTTCCGGGGTCGGGGGACGGCTGCCGCACCGCTGCGGACCTTCGAGTACGAGGGCCGTGCCCCCATCCTGCTGAAGTCGGGCCGCTTCGGGCCGTACCTCACCGACGGCGAGAAGAATGCCACCCTCCGCAAGGGCGAGGACGAGACCAGTCTGACCGCCGAACGTGCGCTGGAGATTCTGGAGGAGCGCGGCAAGGAGCCGAAGAAGAAGCCGGGCACGCGAGCGGCGAAGACAGGGGCGAAGGCCGGGGCCAAGACGGGGACGGCGAAGGAGGCCGCACCGCGCAAAGTCGCCTCGGGCGCCGCGACTCGCAAGACGACGGGGAAGGCCTCAGCAAGCAAAACGGCCAGCAAGACCGCCGCGAAGAAGTCGCCCGCCAAAGCGAGCACGCCCAAAGCCCCCGCCCTCACCTGGGCCGATCTGAAACCCCACCTCGGCGTCCTGAGCGACACCGAGCGGGCGCTCGTCACCGCCACCCGTGACCAGGGTCGCAAGGTGGAGGATGTGGCCCCAGAACTCGGCCTGGACGTGAAAAAGGCCAAGGGCATGGCCCTGCAAGCCAGCAAGAAACTCAACCAGGCGGCGCGGGGAGGCTGA
- a CDS encoding sugar phosphate nucleotidyltransferase — protein MNTRIAGKKVLAIVLAGGKGSRLAPLTTERAKPAVPFLGTYRLIDFSLSNLVHSGVQDVWVVEQYLPHGLNDHLSGGRPWDLDRTRGGLVVMPPFSSPENEDGEFAQGNAHALAQHVPLMREFAPDVVLVMSADHIYKLDYSDVIREHVRREASVTMVTTDLGDEAQATRFGNVRADAEGKVTEFAYKPDEPLGKTVTAEVFVYDAAILMDTLEELERQGEVGDYGEELLPALVARGDAYAFPLEGYWMDVGTLDAYMQTHQDFLDGQGFPLDTPDWPFITSSIARPPTRIHGSARMDHTYVCGGAVIAGEVLGSVIGPNAVVEEGASVRDSIVQPGAVVKAGARVNRAIVDQGAVVEADAVIGGEEADAPLSVIGAHSVVESGAKVGPGLIVEPRQTVRAGHEDEVAQPAERDDKAGK, from the coding sequence GTGAATACGCGCATCGCGGGAAAAAAGGTCCTCGCCATCGTCCTCGCCGGTGGCAAGGGGAGCCGCCTCGCTCCCCTCACGACCGAACGGGCCAAGCCCGCCGTGCCCTTTCTGGGCACCTACCGCCTGATCGACTTCTCGCTCTCGAACCTCGTCCACAGCGGGGTGCAGGACGTGTGGGTGGTCGAGCAGTACCTGCCTCACGGCCTCAACGACCACCTCTCGGGCGGGCGGCCCTGGGACCTCGACCGCACGCGCGGCGGGCTGGTGGTGATGCCGCCCTTTTCCAGCCCCGAGAACGAGGACGGCGAGTTTGCGCAGGGCAACGCCCACGCCCTCGCCCAGCACGTGCCGCTGATGCGCGAGTTCGCCCCCGACGTGGTGCTGGTCATGAGCGCCGACCACATCTACAAGCTGGATTACTCCGACGTGATCCGCGAGCACGTTCGCCGGGAGGCCAGCGTCACGATGGTGACCACCGACCTGGGGGACGAGGCGCAGGCCACCCGCTTCGGCAACGTGCGGGCGGACGCGGAGGGCAAGGTCACCGAGTTCGCCTACAAACCCGACGAGCCGCTGGGGAAGACCGTGACCGCTGAGGTCTTCGTGTACGACGCGGCCATTCTGATGGACACCCTGGAGGAGCTGGAGCGGCAGGGCGAAGTGGGCGATTACGGCGAGGAACTGTTGCCCGCCCTCGTCGCGCGGGGGGACGCCTACGCCTTTCCGCTGGAGGGCTACTGGATGGACGTGGGCACGCTGGACGCCTACATGCAGACCCATCAGGACTTTCTGGACGGCCAGGGCTTCCCGCTGGACACGCCCGACTGGCCCTTTATCACCAGTTCCATCGCCCGCCCGCCGACGCGGATTCACGGCAGCGCCCGGATGGACCACACCTATGTCTGCGGCGGCGCCGTGATCGCGGGCGAGGTGCTGGGCAGCGTGATTGGCCCCAACGCGGTCGTGGAGGAGGGGGCCAGTGTCCGGGACAGCATCGTGCAGCCGGGGGCGGTCGTGAAGGCCGGGGCACGGGTCAATCGCGCCATCGTGGACCAGGGGGCGGTCGTAGAGGCGGATGCGGTGATCGGGGGCGAGGAGGCGGACGCGCCCCTCAGCGTGATCGGGGCGCACAGCGTCGTGGAGTCGGGCGCGAAGGTTGGCCCCGGCCTGATCGTGGAGCCGCGTCAGACCGTCCGCGCCGGGCACGAGGACGAGGTCGCGCAACCTGCCGAGCGGGACGACAAGGCCGGAAAGTAA
- the apaG gene encoding Co2+/Mg2+ efflux protein ApaG, with amino-acid sequence MSHPAYAPAPDVRVGVEVSYLAAHSAAGRHLFAYVIRIENHSDDTWQLLARHWDIVDGSGRHTVVDGEGVVGEQPVLAPGGVFVYDSFVTLEDPPGQMSGHYVMQDAWGVRARVPIPAFGLVGEAGGRTLN; translated from the coding sequence ATGAGCCATCCTGCCTACGCCCCGGCCCCCGACGTGCGGGTGGGCGTGGAGGTGAGCTACCTCGCCGCGCATTCGGCGGCGGGGCGGCACCTCTTCGCCTACGTCATCCGTATCGAGAACCACTCGGACGACACCTGGCAACTGCTCGCCCGGCACTGGGACATCGTGGACGGCTCGGGCCGCCACACGGTCGTGGACGGCGAGGGTGTGGTGGGCGAGCAGCCCGTGCTGGCCCCCGGCGGCGTCTTCGTCTACGACTCCTTCGTCACCCTGGAAGACCCGCCCGGCCAGATGAGCGGCCACTACGTGATGCAGGACGCCTGGGGGGTGCGGGCACGGGTGCCGATTCCGGCGTTTGGGCTGGTGGGGGAGGCGGGGGGGCGGACGCTGAACTAG
- the mqnC gene encoding cyclic dehypoxanthinyl futalosine synthase, whose translation MTADVQVRAGVLEKAASGVRLEAQELEALYALPLPEVAAVAHGLRLERTPAEVVTFLIDRNINYTNICNVGCNFCAFYRTRRQSDSYVLDYEQISAKIRDLEAVGGTRILLQGGVNPALGLDYYTGLLRHVREHHPTIRIDAFSPEEVLFMEKSFGLSLDELLDTLIDAGLHGLPGAGGEILEDEVRAKAAPARIRSADWFRIIDAAQRKGLYTIATMVIGFGETVAQRVRHLTRLREQQDRALREYGGNGFSGFALWTLQTQHTRLHGKAPGASAHEYLQQLAVARIALDNFPNLQASWPGQGFKVAQASLYYGANDLGSTMLEENVVSAAGGHGRHKATVRELVRIAVDAGFTPAIRNSRFQIIEWPDADAVLGRAENNPEAERAVGA comes from the coding sequence ATGACGGCGGACGTGCAAGTGAGGGCCGGGGTGCTGGAGAAAGCCGCTTCCGGGGTGCGGCTGGAGGCGCAGGAGCTGGAGGCGCTGTACGCCCTGCCCCTTCCCGAGGTGGCGGCGGTGGCGCACGGGCTGCGACTGGAGCGCACCCCCGCCGAGGTCGTCACCTTCCTGATCGACCGCAACATCAACTACACCAACATCTGCAACGTGGGCTGCAACTTCTGCGCCTTCTACCGCACCCGCCGCCAGAGCGACAGCTACGTGCTGGACTACGAGCAGATCAGCGCCAAAATCCGTGACCTGGAGGCAGTGGGCGGCACCCGCATCCTGCTTCAGGGCGGGGTTAACCCAGCGCTGGGGTTGGACTACTACACCGGGCTGCTGCGGCATGTGCGCGAGCATCACCCCACCATCCGCATCGACGCCTTCTCGCCCGAGGAAGTTCTGTTCATGGAGAAGAGCTTCGGCCTGAGCCTGGACGAGCTGCTCGACACCCTGATCGACGCCGGGCTGCATGGGCTGCCGGGGGCAGGCGGCGAGATTCTGGAGGACGAGGTGCGGGCCAAGGCCGCCCCCGCCCGCATCCGCAGCGCCGACTGGTTCCGCATCATCGACGCGGCGCAGCGCAAGGGGCTCTACACCATCGCCACGATGGTGATCGGCTTCGGGGAGACGGTCGCGCAGCGGGTGCGCCACCTCACCCGGTTGCGCGAGCAGCAGGACCGGGCGCTGCGCGAGTACGGCGGAAACGGCTTTTCGGGCTTTGCCCTGTGGACCCTCCAGACCCAGCACACCCGGTTGCACGGCAAGGCCCCCGGTGCCTCGGCCCACGAGTACCTCCAGCAGCTCGCGGTCGCGCGGATCGCGCTGGACAACTTTCCCAACCTGCAAGCCTCGTGGCCGGGGCAGGGGTTCAAGGTCGCGCAGGCATCGCTGTACTACGGGGCGAATGACCTCGGCTCGACCATGCTGGAGGAGAACGTCGTCTCGGCGGCGGGGGGGCACGGGCGGCATAAGGCCACCGTGCGCGAACTCGTGCGGATCGCCGTGGACGCGGGCTTTACCCCCGCCATTCGCAACAGCCGTTTCCAGATCATCGAATGGCCCGACGCGGACGCCGTGCTGGGGCGAGCGGAAAATAACCCCGAGGCAGAGCGGGCGGTCGGGGCGTAG
- the dusA gene encoding tRNA dihydrouridine(20/20a) synthase DusA — protein MSAASRLPHTLSVAPMMDWTDRHCRVFHRTLTRRTLLYTEMVTTGAILHGDRERHLGFSAVEHPVALQLGGSDPAALAECARIAEDWGYDEVNLNCGCPSDRVQSGAFGACLMATPDVVARAVEAMRGATRLPVTVKHRIGIDDLDSYAHLTRFVSTVAAAGCETFIVHARKAWLSGLSPKENREIPPLRYEVVRQLGADFPGLTVVLNGGVLTLEAAREHLTWADGVMIGRAAYGDPYLLATADRDVFGEDVAPPTRREAIEAFLPYVAAQLEQGQPLNRMMKHTLGLFAGQPGARHWKRTLSEEGHRPAAGLDVVRRALAGVPDSVLDARPGVGEEQAV, from the coding sequence ATGAGCGCCGCCTCCCGCCTTCCCCACACCCTCTCGGTCGCCCCGATGATGGACTGGACCGACCGGCACTGCCGGGTCTTCCACCGCACGTTGACCCGCCGCACCCTGCTCTACACCGAGATGGTCACGACCGGGGCCATCCTGCACGGCGACCGCGAACGGCACCTGGGGTTCAGCGCGGTCGAGCATCCCGTCGCCCTGCAACTCGGCGGCTCGGACCCGGCGGCGCTCGCCGAGTGCGCCCGCATCGCCGAAGATTGGGGCTACGACGAGGTCAACCTCAACTGCGGCTGCCCGTCCGACCGGGTGCAGAGCGGCGCGTTCGGCGCCTGCCTGATGGCGACCCCCGACGTGGTGGCCCGCGCGGTGGAGGCGATGCGGGGGGCGACCCGCCTGCCCGTGACGGTCAAGCACCGCATTGGGATTGACGATCTGGACAGCTACGCGCACCTCACCCGGTTCGTGTCCACCGTCGCGGCGGCGGGCTGCGAGACCTTCATCGTCCATGCCCGCAAAGCGTGGCTCTCCGGCCTCTCCCCGAAGGAGAACCGCGAGATTCCTCCGCTACGGTACGAGGTGGTGCGGCAGCTGGGGGCCGACTTTCCAGGGCTGACGGTGGTGCTCAACGGCGGTGTCCTGACCCTGGAGGCCGCCCGCGAGCACCTGACCTGGGCCGACGGCGTGATGATCGGGCGGGCGGCTTACGGGGACCCCTACCTCCTGGCAACCGCCGACCGGGACGTGTTTGGGGAGGACGTGGCCCCGCCCACCCGCCGCGAGGCGATCGAAGCCTTCCTGCCCTACGTCGCCGCGCAGCTTGAGCAGGGGCAACCCCTCAACCGGATGATGAAGCACACCCTGGGCCTGTTCGCGGGCCAGCCGGGAGCGCGGCACTGGAAGCGCACGCTGAGCGAGGAGGGCCACCGCCCTGCTGCTGGGCTGGATGTGGTGCGCCGGGCGCTGGCGGGGGTGCCGGACAGCGTGCTGGACGCACGGCCGGGAGTGGGGGAGGAGCAGGCAGTTTGA
- a CDS encoding YdcF family protein, with the protein MRDRGSTASLLPLLVLLGLVLGFLLLPRVPTPASAPYPTVVVLGAAQYAGTPSPAFARRLDHALALYRAGGVRRVVVTGGRRPGDPHSEGEVGVRYLRAAGVPASALVAETASRTTVENLRGARALLPPATPLTLVTDSAHTPRALALAHALDLTANASPSPLSQPPAGRYLLRERLALVGYAVVGVR; encoded by the coding sequence ATGCGTGACCGGGGGTCCACCGCTTCGCTGCTGCCGCTGCTGGTGCTGCTCGGCTTGGTTCTCGGTTTTCTGCTGTTGCCGCGTGTGCCGACCCCCGCGAGTGCCCCCTACCCCACCGTCGTGGTGCTGGGGGCCGCGCAGTACGCGGGCACGCCCAGCCCGGCCTTTGCCCGGCGGCTCGACCACGCCCTCGCGCTGTACCGGGCAGGCGGAGTGCGCCGCGTCGTGGTGACGGGCGGGCGGCGGCCCGGCGACCCCCACTCAGAGGGCGAGGTCGGGGTCCGGTACCTGCGGGCAGCGGGCGTCCCGGCCTCGGCCCTGGTCGCGGAAACGGCCAGCCGCACCACGGTCGAGAACCTGCGCGGCGCCCGTGCCCTGCTGCCCCCCGCCACGCCCCTCACCCTGGTGACTGACTCAGCGCACACGCCCCGCGCCCTGGCCCTGGCGCACGCCCTGGACCTCACCGCCAATGCCAGCCCCAGCCCGCTGAGCCAGCCTCCCGCCGGGCGCTACCTGCTGCGGGAGCGACTGGCTTTGGTGGGGTATGCGGTGGTGGGGGTGCGCTAG
- a CDS encoding TCR/Tet family MFS transporter: MTSPPLPSPAPARRAALPFILLTVLLDVMGVGLIIPVFPGLVSDLAGDPTLGARLLGVFTAVYALMQFIFAPILGALSDRYGRRPVLLLSLLGLGLDYLLLYFAPNLWWLFVGRVIAGVTGASITVANAYLADVTAPENRARSFGLLGATFGVGFILGPALGGVLGDVDARLPFLVAAVLALLNAAYGFFILPESLPPERRGTPERIRLNPLAPLTVLGRYPLVRNLAAAFVLIGMAQQVIFSTWVLFTERVLDWSSTQNGLALALVGLLSAVVQAGLVGTAVRVLGERGAIITGLLLGVVQYLLLGAARTDAMLYASIVLGSLAGIAGPSIQGLISRRVDPTEQGRVQGALTSVQSLVGVVGPLVATSVFAAFTRPGNPYHEPGAAFYMAALFSLAGTVVAGVVLRRAGKQS; the protein is encoded by the coding sequence GTGACTTCCCCCCCTCTGCCCTCCCCGGCCCCGGCCCGGCGTGCCGCGCTGCCCTTCATCCTCCTGACCGTCCTGCTGGACGTGATGGGGGTGGGCCTGATCATCCCGGTCTTTCCGGGGCTGGTGAGCGACCTCGCGGGCGATCCCACGCTGGGGGCGCGGCTGCTGGGCGTGTTCACGGCCGTCTATGCGCTGATGCAGTTCATCTTCGCGCCCATCCTGGGGGCCTTGTCGGACCGCTATGGGCGGCGGCCGGTGCTGCTGCTCAGCCTGCTGGGGCTGGGGCTGGACTACCTGCTGCTGTATTTCGCGCCGAACCTGTGGTGGCTCTTTGTGGGCCGGGTCATCGCCGGGGTCACCGGGGCGAGCATCACGGTGGCGAACGCCTACCTGGCGGACGTCACGGCGCCGGAGAACCGCGCCCGGTCGTTCGGGCTGCTGGGAGCCACCTTCGGAGTGGGGTTCATCCTGGGTCCGGCCCTGGGCGGGGTGCTGGGCGACGTGGACGCGCGGCTGCCCTTCCTGGTGGCGGCGGTGCTCGCGCTACTGAACGCGGCCTACGGCTTTTTCATCCTGCCCGAGTCGCTGCCGCCGGAGCGCCGGGGCACGCCCGAGCGCATCCGCCTCAATCCCCTCGCGCCGCTGACCGTGCTGGGGCGCTACCCACTGGTGCGCAACCTCGCCGCCGCGTTCGTGCTGATCGGGATGGCGCAGCAGGTCATCTTCAGCACCTGGGTGCTGTTCACCGAGCGGGTGCTGGACTGGAGTTCGACCCAGAACGGGCTGGCGCTCGCGCTGGTGGGCCTGCTCTCGGCGGTCGTGCAGGCGGGGCTGGTGGGCACGGCGGTGCGGGTCTTGGGCGAGCGCGGGGCCATTATCACCGGGCTGCTGCTGGGCGTCGTGCAGTACCTGCTGCTGGGTGCCGCGCGGACGGACGCCATGCTGTACGCCTCCATCGTGCTGGGGTCGCTGGCGGGAATCGCGGGGCCGTCCATTCAGGGCCTGATCAGCCGCCGGGTGGACCCCACCGAGCAGGGACGGGTGCAGGGCGCCCTCACGAGCGTGCAGAGCCTCGTCGGGGTGGTCGGGCCGCTCGTCGCCACCAGCGTCTTCGCGGCGTTTACCCGGCCCGGCAACCCGTATCACGAACCCGGCGCGGCCTTTTACATGGCGGCGCTGTTCAGCCTCGCGGGGACGGTGGTGGCGGGCGTGGTGCTGCGCCGGGCGGGCAAGCAGAGTTAA